A single window of Syngnathus acus chromosome 23, fSynAcu1.2, whole genome shotgun sequence DNA harbors:
- the LOC119117169 gene encoding liprin-beta-1-like isoform X1 translates to MMSDASEMLAAALEQMDGIIAGSKAMDYSNGLFDCQSPSSPFLGGLRVLHLLEDLRAALELMDNQERDNLRCQIPDSTAEGLAEWLRGRMVSAGRPGESVQTKLTDPLQTNGHGVENVHQERLARLESDKECLILQVSVLTDQVEVQGEKIRDLDSCLERHREKLCATEELLQKELLTRSALETQKLELVTELSAVKLQLSALERDRADHQEVGHLRLRVADLESERLQCDRKSKACKEELRLLQRELEEREAQLRNLKEESGAEGLPRDAEMAEMKTLLDSLVSANDEKERRIKELESTRVLENVQERPKEADYADIADDGSLPAQAGPASEGEAGRISAQSRPLPDLRAASPGNTEEQAKSKCGTMAERDAFGAKRVRASLGRGFFKLRGGKYASGAAETERKVPEHLDLASSALTSSPESKKKSKGLRKFLGRLKRSHSTSLNADDEADFRRGGVRATAGPRLGGSPSPTEAPFARWTREDVCEWLHQQGLGLYAATAHDWIRSGQSLLQASQQDLEKELGMKHPLHRKKLQLALQALVSHDDLLQGDLDHHWVTRWLDDVGLPQYKTHFEEARVDARMLHYMTVEDLLSLKVGSVLHHLSIKRAVQVLRFNSFQADRLRRRPAQEVKGARARSAPMSLSRSVRPQTCTRPLDVIQWSNHRVMEWLRSVDLAEYAPNLRGSGVHGGLMVLEPRFTVDALALLLNIPPGKTLLRRHLATHFHLLVGSDAQRLKQECLENPDYVVLTAAAKVKPRRLSFGSFGTLRKKRYDDCGEYVCPMDVDMDIGVGLHRDPEDHLEQLQQMDDSEGAVRQIGAFSEGLNHLTSMLEDEEVFGEISASPPEGDPCDEDATRLVK, encoded by the exons ATGATGTCTGACGCCAGCGAGATGTTGGCGGCCGCCTTGGAGCAAATGGATGGGATTATTGCAG gctcCAAGGCCATGGACTACTCCAACGGGCTGTTTGACTGCCAGTCGCCCTCGTCGCCGTTCCTGGGCGGCCTGCGGGTGCTGCACTTGCTGGAGGACCTGCGGGCGGCGCTGGAGCTCATGGATAACCAAGAGCGAGACAACCTGCGCTGCCAGATCCCCGACTCCACCGCCGAGGGTCTGGCGGAGTGGCTGCGGGGCCGAATGGTaagcgccggccggccgggagAATCTGTCCAAACAAAGCTGACAGACCCATTGCAGACAAACGGCCACGGTGTCGAGAACGTCCACCAAGAGCGTCTGGCTCGCCTGGAGAGCGACAAAGAGTGCCTCATCCTCCAG GTCAGCGTCCTCACAGACCAGGTGGAGGTGCAAGGGGAGAAGATCCGCGACCTGGACAGCTGCCTGGAGCGCCACCGGGAGAAGCTCTGCGCCACCGAGGAACTGCTGCAGAAG GAACTCCTGACTCGCTCGGCGCTGGAGACCCAGAAGCTGGAGCTGGTGACGGAGCTTTCGGCCGTCAAGCTGCAGCTGAGCGCGTTGGAGAGGGACCGCGCAGATCACCAG GAAGTGGGCCACTTGCGTCTCCGTGTGGCCGACTTGGAGAGTGAGCGTCTGCAGTGTGACCGGAAAAGCAAAGCTTGCAAA GAAGAGCTGCGGCTGCTGCAACGTGAGCTGGAGGAGCGAGAGGCGCAATTGAGGAACTTGAAGGAGGAGAGCGGAGCCGAGGGGCTGCCGAGGG ATGCCGAAATGGCCGAGATGAAGACGCTGTTGGACTCGCTGGTGTCGGCCAATGACGAGAAG GAGCGAAGGATCAAAGAGTTGGAGAGCACCCGAGTTCTGGAGAACGTCCAAG AGAGGCCGAAGGAAGCCGACTACGCCGACATCGCAGATGACGGCTCGCTTCCCGCCCAGGCCGGGCCGGCATCGGAGGGCGAGGCGGGAAGGATCTCGGCGCAG TCTCGTCCCCTGCCGGATTTGCGTGCGGCGTCTCCAGGCAACACGGAAGAGCAG GCCAAAAGCAAGTGTGGCACTATGGCCGAGCGAGACGCGTTCGGCGCCAAGCGGGTCCGGGCCTCCCTCGGTCGGGGCTTCTTCAAACTGCGGGGAGGCAAATATGCCAGCGGCGCAGCCGAGACTGAGCGCAAAGTCCCAGAGCACCTAGACTTGGCCTCCTCCGCTCTGACCTCGTCACCTGAGAGCAAGAAGAAGTCCAAAGGCTTGAGGAAGTTCTTGGGCAG GTTGAAGAGGAGCCACTCCACGTCGTTGAACGCGGACGACGAGGCCGACTTCCGGCGcgggggcgtccgggccacGGCGGGGCCTCGCCTGGGCGGCTCGCCCTCTCCGACGGAGGCCCCCTTCGCGCGCTGGACCCGAGAGGACGTGTGCGAGTGGCTCCACCAGCAGGGCCTGGGCTTGTACGCCGCCACGGCTCACGACTGGATCCGTTCGGGACAGAGCCTGCTGCAGGCGTCCCAGCAAGACCTGGAGAAG GAGCTGGGCATGAAGCACCCTCTGCACAGGAAGAAGCTGCAGCTGGCCCTCCAGGCTCTGGTGTCGCACGACGACCTCCTCCAAGGCGACCTGGACCACCACTGGGTGACGC GCTGGCTGGACGACGTGGGCCTGCCGCAGTACAAGACTCACTTTGAGGAGGCCCGAGTGGACGCCCGCATGCTGCACTACATGACTGTG GAGGATCTCCTGTCGCTGAAGGTGGGCAGCGTGCTTCACCACCTCAGCATCAAACGGGCCGTGCAGGTCCTGCGCTTCAACTCCTTCCAGGCCGACCGTCTGCGCCGCCGGCCCGCCCAAGAGGTAAAAGGAGCCAGGGCTCGCTCGGCGCCAATGTCACTGTCGCGCTCTGTCCGTCCGCAGACGTGCACGCGACCGCTCGACGTGATCCAGTGGAGCAACCACCGCGTGATGGAGTGGCTGCGCTCGGTGGACTTGGCCGAGTACGCGCCCAACCTCCGAGGCAGCGGCGTGCACGGCGGTCTCATG GTTCTGGAGCCGCGCTTCACCGTGGACGCCTTGGCTCTGCTGCTCAACATCCCGCCGGGAAAAACGCTGCTGCGGCGCCACCTGGCGACGCACTTCCACCTGCTGGTGGGATCCGACGCGCAGAGGCTCAAGCAGGAGTGTCTGGAAAACCCCGACTACGTGGTGCTCACTGCCGCCGCCAAGGTCAAG CCGAGACGTCTGTCGTTCGGCAGCTTCGGAACGCTCCGGAAGAAGCGTTACGACGACTGCGGCGAGTACGTGTGCCCCATGGACGTGGACATGGACATTGGCGTGGGGCTCCACAGGGACCCAGAGGACCACCTGGAGCAGCTACAACAG ATGGACGACTCCGAGGGCGCCGTGAGGCAGATCGGCGCTTTTTCCGAGGGACTCAATCATCTGACG AGCATgctggaggacgaggaggTTTTCGGGGAGATCTCAGCAAGCCCGCCAGAAGGCGACCCATGCGATGAAGACGCCACAAGACTCGTCAAGTAA